One window of the Macaca thibetana thibetana isolate TM-01 chromosome 1, ASM2454274v1, whole genome shotgun sequence genome contains the following:
- the BTF3L4 gene encoding transcription factor BTF3 homolog 4 isoform X2: MIKDDGTVIHFNNPKVQASLSANTFAITGHAEAKPITEMLPGILSQLGADSLTSLRKLAEQFPRQVLDSKAPKPEDIDEEDDDVPDLVENFDEASKNEAN; encoded by the exons ATGATTAAAGATGATGGGACAGTTATTCATTTCAACAATCCCAAAGTCCAAGCCTCCCTTTCTGCTAACACCTTTGCAATTACTGGTCATGCAGAAGCCAAACCAATCACAGAAATGCTTCCTGGAATATTAAGTCAGCTTGGTGCTGACAGTTTAACAAGCCTTAGGAAGTTAGCTGAACAGTTCCCACGGCAAG TCTTGGACAGTAAAGCACCAAAACCAGAAGACATTGATGAGGAGGATGATGATGTTCCAG atcttGTAGAAAATTTTGATGAGGCATCAAAGAATGAAGCTAACTAA